In Sulfuriferula plumbiphila, the genomic window CGCTTTCCTTGTCGCGCGGGCGCGCGTCCAGCCATTCCAGACCGTCGCGGCTGCCGGCGTCCGTGATCGTGTAAAACCTGCCGATGTCCTTGCTGCCCGCCAGCAAGGCCGCCGGGCTGCTGCCCAGCGCCTGGCCCAGTTTCTTGATGGTGACCTGTTGCAGATCGGCGTCGTACAGCCAGATTCTTTTGCCGTCGCCGACGATTATCTGTTCATAGGGCTTCTCATACACCCAGCGGAACTTGCCGGGACGCGCGAAAGCCATGGTGCCGGACGACTGCTGGCGCGCGTGTCCGTTTTTGTCCAGCACGGTCTGGGTGAACGTGGCGCGCGCGGTCTGGGTATCCGCGACGAACGCCTTGAGCGCGTCGATGCTGGATGCTGCGGCGCTGGCAGAGAAGATCAAGAGTGCGGTAAAGAGACTGAGTTTTTTCATTGGGACTTTAAGTCGAATGGACAGGATTTTTAATGCTTAACAAGAGAGTTGGTCTGGTTTTAGTGCAGAAAATTCAACACCCCCCAAAATTCATATTTATTCTGAATGATCCGGTCCTTATCCTGTTAATCCTGTCTAATCACATTGTTCATTCCCGGTTAGGTGCAATCACTTCGCGGTTGCCGTTGCTCTGCATCGGCGTCACCAGACCCGCCTGTTCCATTGCCTCGATCAGCCGCGCGGCACGGTTGTAGCCGATGCGCAGGTGACGCTGCACGGCGGAGATGGAGGGGCGCCGGGTTTTCAGCACGATGGCGACGGCTTCGTCATAGAGCGGGTCGCTTTCGGCGTCACTGCCGCCGACCGCGCTTTCGCCGCTGCCTTCATTGTCTTCCGGGGTGTCGAGGATGCCGTCAATGTAATCGGGCTCGCCCAGCTGTTTCAGGTATTCCACGACTTTATGCACTTCTTCGTCGGCCACAAAAGCGCCGTGCACGCGCTGCGGATAGCCGGTGCCGGGCGGCAGGTAGAGCATGTCGCCCTGGCCGAGCAGGGCTTCTGCGCCCATCTGGTCGAGGATGGTGCGCGAGTCGATTTTGCTCGATACCTGGAACGCGACGCGGGTGGGGATGTTGGCCTTGATCAGGCCGGTAATCACGTCCACCGACGGGCGCTGCGTGGCCAGGATCAGATGCACCCCGGCGGCGCGGGCCTTCTGCGCCAGCCGCGCAATGAGCTGTTCGACGGCCTTGCCTACCACCATCATCATGTCAGCCAGCTCGTCGATCACCACCACAATCATGGGCTGCTCTTCCAGCGGCTCGGGATTATCCGGGGTCAGGCTGAACGGGTGGGTGAGCGGGGTGGCGGCCCTTTTCGCGTCGCGCACTTTCTGGTTGTAACCAGCCAGGTTGCGCACGCCGAGTGCGGACATCAGCTTGTAGCGGCGCTCCATCTCGGCCACGCACCAGTTGAGCGCGGCGGCGGCCTGACGCATGTCGGTGACTACCGGGGCGAGCAGATGCGGAATGCCCTCGTATACCGACAGCTCGAGCATTTTCGGGTCGACCAGAATCAGTCGCACACGGCTGGCGTCCGCTTTGTACAACAGGGAAAGGATCATCGCGTTGATGGCAACTGATTTGCCCGAGCCGGTGGTGCCCGCCACCAGTACGTGCGGCATTTTGGCCAGATCGGCCACCACCGGGTTGCCGGCTATGTCCTTGCCCATCGCCATTGCCAGCGGGCTGGCCATGGCGTGGTACACCTTGGCGGAAAGGATTTCCGATAACCGCACGATCTCGCGCTTGGGGTTGGGGATTTCCAGCGCCATGGTGGTCT contains:
- the lolA gene encoding outer membrane lipoprotein chaperone LolA, which codes for MKKLSLFTALLIFSASAAASSIDALKAFVADTQTARATFTQTVLDKNGHARQQSSGTMAFARPGKFRWVYEKPYEQIIVGDGKRIWLYDADLQQVTIKKLGQALGSSPAALLAGSKDIGRFYTITDAGSRDGLEWLDARPRDKESAFENVRMGFSKNTLVAMEIKDNFGQTTVLKFAGLERNPALPASDFHFTPPQGVDVISDGK
- a CDS encoding DNA translocase FtsK; protein product: MSIPRRNTPKSVRKPLPPRLTGLLREVGWLLSVALAAFLAVILFTYTQSDPGWSHSGQGSVHNMGGTLGAYLADILLALFGLSTWWLVMLALYATWWGYRKLEISEAPDRRPLYIRSAGFLLLLLSSAGLESQRLYSLHIALPEHPGGILGAVVGEAVTHLLGFTGGTLALLVLIAAGLSLFTGISWLALVESTGEYLERSWLWAIETWSARRERRMGQAATLRRDEIVLEEKRRNMDRAPVVIETPPPTIIKSERVQVEKQVPLFAEMPDSPLPPLHLLDAATAHVESLSAETLGFTSRLIERKLAEFNVQARVVAALPGPVITRYEIEPASGVKGSQIVNLAKDLARALSVVSIRVVETIPGKTTMALEIPNPKREIVRLSEILSAKVYHAMASPLAMAMGKDIAGNPVVADLAKMPHVLVAGTTGSGKSVAINAMILSLLYKADASRVRLILVDPKMLELSVYEGIPHLLAPVVTDMRQAAAALNWCVAEMERRYKLMSALGVRNLAGYNQKVRDAKRAATPLTHPFSLTPDNPEPLEEQPMIVVVIDELADMMMVVGKAVEQLIARLAQKARAAGVHLILATQRPSVDVITGLIKANIPTRVAFQVSSKIDSRTILDQMGAEALLGQGDMLYLPPGTGYPQRVHGAFVADEEVHKVVEYLKQLGEPDYIDGILDTPEDNEGSGESAVGGSDAESDPLYDEAVAIVLKTRRPSISAVQRHLRIGYNRAARLIEAMEQAGLVTPMQSNGNREVIAPNRE